The Dehalococcoidales bacterium genome includes the window ATCAGGCTTGCGGATAAGTACACCCCGGAACGAGTAGAGGCCGCAAGCGGGAGGGCGATCAGGTGCAACGCCGTGAGCTATCAGAGCGTAAAGTCGATTCTTGCAAAGGGGCTCGATAGACTTCCCATAAAAGATGCACCCGAATACGTCCCCCCGGCTCACACAAACATCAGAGGCAGAGACTACTACAACTGAGAAACAGAAAGGACTAGAGAAGATGATCAATCAGACAATCGGCAAACTGTGCGAGATGAAGCTCGATGGTATGGCGACTGCCATAAAGGAGCAGATGGAGAACCCACAGGCTTTATCGTTACCATTTGAGGACCGCATCGCCCTTATCGTAGACAGGCAATGGGACTTAAAAGAGACACGAGGCTTAAGGAGAAAGCTGCAGATCGCAAAACTGAAGCAGCAGGCGTCAGTCGAAGACATCGACTTTGCTGCGAGTAGAGGACTCGACAAAGCCACCATGCTCTCACTGTCGGAGTGCAGCTTCATAAGGAATCACTCCAATATAATCATAACCGGGCCGACGGGTGTAGGCAAGACCTATATCGCCTGCGCTATAGCCCATAAGGCTTGCAGACTAAAATACTCCGTCCGGTACTTCGGGTGTGGGAATCTGCTGTCCTGTATGAATATTGCCAAGGCGGACGGCAGTTATATATCGTTCATGCGAAGACTGGAGAAGATCGACGTTCTGGTGATAGACGACTGGGGATTGTATCCGCTCGACCAAGAAGCTGCCAGGGACATCTTCGAGTTACTAGAGGATCGAAGCCAAAGGGGCTCGGTGATCATCGTAAGCCAGATACCGGTCGAGAACTGGTACGATATC containing:
- the istB gene encoding IS21-like element helper ATPase IstB, with protein sequence MINQTIGKLCEMKLDGMATAIKEQMENPQALSLPFEDRIALIVDRQWDLKETRGLRRKLQIAKLKQQASVEDIDFAASRGLDKATMLSLSECSFIRNHSNIIITGPTGVGKTYIACAIAHKACRLKYSVRYFGCGNLLSCMNIAKADGSYISFMRRLEKIDVLVIDDWGLYPLDQEAARDIFELLEDRSQRGSVIIVSQIPVENWYDIIAAPTIADAILDRLVHNAYRIEMKGESMRKKQSPLTQESK